A single window of Archangium gephyra DNA harbors:
- a CDS encoding aminotransferase class IV — translation MTGTVAVNGEVRRLEELRLQDFLQSFFFGAGFFETLLVEEGAPMFLARHLARLRESLGAHTGCVHPPPPDVLTPEAVREAMRRCLEADASLGLRFTGVAKLVAGDGRLLLSFSPLPQRAPGEGMVLETAEDRCYRRGDPTLNHKSVSYLRQYAQLGRGTVFVNEAGELCEAPNGNLFFLVGDAVVTPLLEAPCLPGVIRSVLLEQGRLGGMPVVERTVLRGQVEDVRGCVLTNSVSLALAVPRLLGRELPGSHALAENARAVVREYARREG, via the coding sequence ATGACGGGGACGGTCGCGGTGAACGGCGAGGTGCGCCGGCTGGAGGAGTTGCGGCTCCAGGACTTCCTCCAGTCCTTCTTCTTCGGCGCGGGCTTCTTCGAGACGCTCCTCGTCGAGGAGGGCGCCCCGATGTTCCTCGCGCGGCACCTCGCGCGGCTGCGCGAGAGCCTCGGGGCCCATACGGGCTGCGTGCACCCGCCTCCGCCGGACGTACTCACCCCCGAGGCCGTCCGCGAGGCGATGCGCCGGTGCCTGGAGGCGGATGCCAGCCTCGGGCTTCGCTTCACCGGTGTGGCCAAGCTGGTGGCGGGAGATGGGCGGCTGTTGCTGTCTTTCTCGCCCCTGCCCCAACGAGCCCCTGGTGAGGGGATGGTCCTCGAGACGGCGGAGGACCGCTGCTACCGCCGGGGAGATCCCACGCTGAATCACAAGAGCGTCTCGTACCTGCGGCAGTACGCGCAGCTCGGGCGGGGCACCGTCTTCGTCAACGAGGCCGGGGAGCTCTGCGAGGCTCCGAATGGGAACCTGTTCTTCCTCGTGGGCGATGCCGTGGTGACGCCGCTGCTGGAGGCCCCGTGTCTCCCCGGTGTCATCCGCTCCGTGTTGTTGGAGCAGGGGCGCCTTGGCGGCATGCCCGTCGTGGAGCGCACGGTGCTCCGGGGGCAGGTGGAGGACGTGCGTGGCTGCGTCCTCACCAACTCCGTGAGCCTCGCCCTGGCCGTCCCGCGGCTGCTTGGGAGGGAGCTGCCTGGAAGCCACGCGCTGGCCGAGAACGCCCGCGCCGTGGTGCGGGAGTACGCGCGGCGGGAAGGATGA
- a CDS encoding GNAT family N-acetyltransferase yields MLLTTPLTTSRLLLREFQEDDWRATHPYESDPEVVRYQSHGVRTPEESRDYIVRVMALARETPRHVYDLAVVLRDSNRLIGRCGMRITDPEVREASLWYILDRSLWGRGYITEAARGLMDFGFGTLGLHRMWADCDPRNPGSFRVMEKLGMRQEAHFRENGFYKGEWCDSLIYALLDREWRALPPAAR; encoded by the coding sequence ATGCTGCTCACCACCCCCCTGACCACATCCCGCCTCCTGCTGCGCGAATTCCAGGAGGACGACTGGCGCGCCACCCACCCCTACGAGTCCGACCCCGAGGTGGTGCGCTACCAGTCGCATGGCGTCCGCACCCCCGAGGAGAGCCGGGACTACATCGTCCGGGTGATGGCCCTCGCGCGCGAGACGCCCCGGCACGTCTATGACCTCGCCGTGGTGCTGCGCGACAGCAACCGGCTCATCGGCCGCTGCGGCATGCGCATCACCGACCCCGAGGTGCGCGAGGCCTCGCTCTGGTACATCCTCGACCGCTCGCTGTGGGGCCGGGGCTACATCACCGAGGCGGCGCGGGGCCTCATGGACTTCGGCTTCGGGACGCTCGGCCTGCACCGCATGTGGGCCGACTGCGACCCTCGCAACCCCGGCTCCTTCCGCGTGATGGAGAAGCTGGGCATGCGCCAGGAGGCCCACTTCCGCGAGAACGGCTTCTACAAGGGCGAGTGGTGCGACTCCCTCATCTACGCCCTGCTCGACCGCGAGTGGCGGGCTCTTCCTCCGGCGGCCCGCTAG
- a CDS encoding heme oxygenase (biliverdin-producing): protein MSPLTELLRQATAHELRAVASTAFAQRLARGEVDRTRYVRLLANLQALYAELEWALMWNRQNPAVAPLCLPELWRNELLQDDLRTLLGPGWYASAPRQDGVAHVERLGLLCDEAPGLLAAHAWVLYATDLPGAGQSGAGIARALGLRGKEGTVFLRHATHLDGAAYRAHLLDTLDQLRLDEASREALAEEARLAVRGVHALFEALGRNLPMAREQRERVRSGGWWPRPLALARGMS from the coding sequence GTGAGCCCGTTGACGGAGCTGCTCCGCCAGGCCACCGCCCACGAGCTGCGCGCCGTGGCGAGCACCGCCTTCGCCCAGCGGCTCGCGCGGGGAGAGGTGGACCGGACGCGCTACGTGCGGCTGCTGGCCAACCTCCAGGCCCTCTACGCGGAGCTGGAGTGGGCGCTCATGTGGAACCGCCAGAACCCCGCGGTGGCGCCCCTCTGCCTGCCCGAGCTGTGGCGCAACGAGTTGCTGCAGGACGATCTGCGCACCCTGCTCGGCCCGGGGTGGTACGCGAGCGCGCCGCGCCAGGACGGGGTGGCGCATGTGGAGCGGCTCGGCCTGCTCTGCGATGAGGCCCCTGGACTGCTCGCCGCGCATGCCTGGGTGCTCTACGCCACGGACCTGCCCGGAGCCGGCCAGAGCGGCGCCGGGATTGCCCGCGCGCTCGGACTGCGTGGGAAGGAAGGGACCGTCTTCCTCCGTCACGCCACCCACCTCGACGGAGCGGCCTACCGGGCGCACCTGCTCGACACGCTCGATCAGCTGCGCCTGGACGAAGCCTCTCGCGAGGCGCTCGCCGAGGAGGCCCGGCTCGCCGTCCGCGGCGTGCACGCGCTCTTCGAGGCCCTGGGCCGGAATCTCCCCATGGCCCGCGAACAGCGCGAGCGCGTCAGGTCAGGCGGCTGGTGGCCGCGGCCGCTGGCGTTGGCACGCGGGATGTCCTGA
- the xdhA gene encoding xanthine dehydrogenase small subunit: MERLRFFLNDKPVEETGLSPTTTLLRYLRDRVHLTGTKEGCAEGDCGACTVAVLEHDSQGAPALRAVNSCLVLLPMVQGKRVYTVEALKEGGKYHVVQETLARELGSQCGYCTPGIAMAMLEACHRRDMDEPWKLDAQMCGNLCRCTGYRPIREAANQVAGLRPQDRFARALAETRPEPMALAYEAGAQRFFTPGSLEALWDVLDKHPEARFVMGGTDLSLEVTKRYAEPPLLVSLEALPELHVLEPRAGGHRLGATVWLTDLEDYARVACPPLERMLRYFGSRQIKNRATVGGNLCTASPIGDLAPVLLSLGAEAVLRSRAGERRMPLEDFFQGYRRTALGRGEVLACVDVPAQPEGSRALAYKVSKRRELDISAVSAGFRVVVDGEGKVTEARLAYGGMAATPARARRTEAALVGQPWTEATMEAALARLDEDFKPLSDHRGSAWYRAQVAKNLLRGFFHETLSTPVPRLAEGHSATVQVR, encoded by the coding sequence ATGGAACGCCTGCGCTTCTTCCTGAATGACAAGCCCGTCGAGGAGACGGGGCTCTCTCCCACCACCACGCTGCTGCGCTACCTGCGCGACCGGGTGCACCTCACCGGCACCAAGGAAGGGTGCGCCGAGGGCGACTGCGGGGCCTGCACCGTCGCCGTGCTGGAGCACGACAGCCAGGGGGCACCGGCCCTGCGCGCGGTGAACTCGTGCCTGGTGCTGCTGCCCATGGTGCAGGGCAAGCGGGTGTACACGGTGGAGGCCCTCAAGGAGGGCGGCAAGTACCACGTCGTGCAGGAGACGCTGGCGCGCGAGCTGGGCTCCCAGTGTGGCTACTGCACCCCGGGCATCGCCATGGCGATGCTGGAGGCCTGCCACCGCCGGGACATGGACGAGCCCTGGAAGCTGGACGCGCAGATGTGCGGCAACCTCTGCCGTTGCACCGGCTACCGGCCCATCCGCGAGGCGGCGAACCAGGTGGCCGGCCTGCGCCCGCAGGACCGCTTCGCCCGGGCGCTCGCGGAGACGCGGCCCGAGCCCATGGCGCTGGCCTACGAGGCCGGGGCCCAGCGCTTCTTCACCCCCGGCTCGCTGGAGGCCCTCTGGGACGTGCTGGACAAGCACCCCGAGGCGCGCTTCGTGATGGGGGGGACGGATCTGTCGCTGGAGGTGACGAAGCGCTACGCCGAGCCTCCGCTGCTGGTGTCGCTGGAGGCCCTGCCCGAGCTGCACGTGCTGGAGCCCCGTGCCGGCGGGCACCGCCTGGGCGCCACCGTGTGGCTGACGGACCTGGAGGACTACGCGCGTGTCGCGTGTCCGCCCCTGGAGCGGATGCTGCGCTACTTCGGCTCGCGGCAGATCAAGAACCGCGCGACGGTGGGCGGCAACCTGTGCACGGCCTCGCCCATTGGAGACCTGGCGCCGGTGCTGCTGTCGCTGGGGGCCGAGGCGGTGCTGCGCTCGCGGGCGGGCGAGCGGAGGATGCCGCTGGAGGACTTCTTCCAGGGCTACCGGCGCACGGCGCTCGGACGCGGCGAGGTGCTGGCGTGCGTGGACGTGCCGGCGCAGCCGGAGGGCTCGCGGGCGCTGGCGTACAAGGTGTCCAAGCGGCGTGAGTTGGACATCAGCGCGGTGTCCGCGGGCTTCCGGGTGGTGGTGGACGGGGAGGGGAAGGTGACGGAGGCGCGGCTGGCGTACGGAGGCATGGCGGCCACGCCCGCCCGGGCCCGCCGCACCGAGGCCGCGCTGGTGGGCCAGCCCTGGACGGAGGCCACGATGGAGGCGGCCCTGGCCCGGCTGGACGAGGACTTCAAGCCGCTGTCCGACCATCGCGGTTCGGCCTGGTACCGCGCGCAGGTGGCGAAGAACCTGCTGCGCGGCTTCTTCCACGAGACGCTCTCCACGCCGGTGCCCCGGCTCGCGGAGGGCCACTCGGCCACGGTGCAGGTGAGGTGA
- the xdhB gene encoding xanthine dehydrogenase molybdopterin binding subunit, giving the protein MSTLPSSPDSAHAQQPGPSRSPLHAPAPHESGLKHTSGEALYVDDLPAPPGLLTGHLVTSPHAHARILRRDATRARALPGVHAVLFAEDIPGENQVGPVIHDEPLMAESEVLFLGQTVGLVLAEDATVARRAAALVEVEYESLPALLSIQAAVEAGSFLTTPHVIGRGEPDAALAAAPVRLSGECSTGAQDHFYLETQASLAVPGEDGAVHLWSSTQHPSEVQAIVAGVLGTGRHQVVVEVPRMGGGFGGKETQAAPFAALAALGARATGRPVKVWLNRDQDMAFTGKRHPFWGRYEAGLDKDGRLLALNVELVSDGGWSTDLSHAILDRALFHLDNAYFVPALRFTGRVARTNLPSNTAFRGFGGPQGMFVMEEVLNRAAEVLGLDPAVVRERNYYREAPAHLTHYGQAVEGNRLPRIHAELMASSDYARRRAEIEAFNKGSRWTKRGIGFQPVKFGISFTTSFLNQAGALVVIYTDGSVQLNHGGTEMGQGLHTKMRAVCAHELGVPPERVRVMNTATDKVPNTSATAASSGSDLNGMAVKQACEVLRERLRPVAARLLQAERGGEVDSLAFVGGRVFLPARPERSVSFAEVVHAAYLAQVSLSATGYYRTPDISYDRVAGRGKPFHYYAFGAAVVEVEVSGLTGEHRVRRVDILHDVGTSLIPSIDRGQVEGAFIQGVGWLTCEEVLFDAKGRLVTHSPDTYKIPAVGDAPEDFRVALLERAPQDSTIHGSKAVGEPPFMLAIGAVTALRHAVAAFGPARTPVELASPATPEAILRAVEVARAAGALPDGKA; this is encoded by the coding sequence ATGAGCACGCTTCCTTCTTCTCCCGACAGCGCCCACGCCCAGCAGCCCGGGCCCTCCCGCTCGCCCCTGCATGCCCCGGCCCCTCACGAGAGCGGCCTGAAGCACACCAGCGGCGAGGCCCTCTATGTGGATGACCTGCCCGCGCCGCCGGGGCTGTTGACCGGGCACCTCGTCACCTCGCCGCACGCGCACGCGCGCATCCTGCGCAGGGATGCCACGCGCGCCCGGGCGCTTCCCGGCGTGCACGCCGTGCTCTTCGCCGAGGACATCCCCGGGGAGAACCAGGTGGGCCCCGTCATCCACGACGAGCCCCTGATGGCCGAGAGCGAGGTGCTCTTCCTGGGACAGACGGTGGGGCTGGTGCTGGCGGAGGACGCCACCGTGGCCCGCCGCGCCGCCGCGCTGGTGGAGGTGGAGTACGAGTCGCTGCCCGCCCTGCTGTCCATCCAGGCGGCGGTGGAGGCCGGCTCGTTCCTCACCACCCCGCACGTCATCGGCCGGGGCGAGCCGGACGCCGCGCTCGCCGCCGCGCCGGTGCGCCTGTCCGGCGAGTGCTCGACGGGCGCGCAGGACCACTTCTACCTGGAGACGCAGGCGTCGCTGGCGGTGCCCGGCGAGGATGGCGCGGTGCACCTGTGGAGCTCCACGCAGCACCCCTCGGAGGTGCAGGCCATCGTCGCCGGAGTGCTGGGGACGGGGCGGCACCAGGTGGTGGTGGAGGTGCCGCGCATGGGCGGCGGCTTCGGCGGCAAGGAGACGCAGGCCGCGCCCTTCGCGGCCCTGGCGGCCCTGGGCGCACGTGCCACCGGGCGGCCGGTGAAGGTGTGGCTCAACCGGGACCAGGACATGGCCTTCACCGGCAAGCGCCACCCCTTCTGGGGCCGCTACGAGGCCGGGCTCGACAAGGACGGACGGCTGCTCGCGCTGAACGTCGAGCTCGTCTCCGATGGCGGGTGGAGCACGGACCTGTCGCACGCCATCCTGGACCGGGCGCTCTTCCACCTGGACAACGCGTACTTCGTCCCGGCCCTGCGCTTCACCGGCCGGGTGGCGCGGACGAACCTGCCCTCCAACACGGCCTTCCGCGGCTTCGGCGGGCCCCAGGGCATGTTCGTGATGGAGGAGGTGCTCAACCGCGCCGCCGAGGTACTCGGGTTGGACCCGGCGGTGGTGCGCGAGCGCAACTACTACCGCGAGGCCCCCGCCCACCTCACCCACTACGGACAGGCCGTGGAGGGCAACCGGCTGCCGCGCATCCACGCGGAGTTGATGGCCTCCAGCGACTACGCCCGGCGCCGCGCGGAGATAGAGGCCTTCAACAAGGGCTCCCGGTGGACGAAGCGGGGCATCGGCTTCCAGCCGGTGAAGTTCGGCATCTCCTTCACCACGAGCTTCCTCAACCAGGCCGGGGCCCTGGTGGTCATCTACACGGATGGCAGCGTGCAGCTCAATCACGGTGGCACCGAGATGGGGCAGGGCCTGCACACCAAGATGAGGGCCGTGTGCGCGCACGAGCTGGGCGTGCCTCCCGAGCGCGTCCGGGTGATGAACACCGCGACGGACAAGGTGCCCAACACGTCGGCCACGGCGGCCTCGAGTGGCTCGGACCTCAACGGCATGGCGGTGAAGCAGGCGTGCGAGGTGCTCCGGGAGCGGCTGCGCCCGGTGGCCGCGCGGCTGCTCCAGGCCGAGCGGGGAGGCGAGGTGGACTCGCTGGCCTTCGTGGGCGGCCGGGTGTTCCTGCCCGCGCGTCCCGAGCGCTCGGTGTCCTTCGCCGAGGTGGTGCACGCCGCTTACCTGGCTCAGGTGTCGCTGTCGGCCACGGGTTACTACCGCACGCCGGACATCTCGTATGACCGGGTGGCGGGGCGCGGAAAGCCCTTCCACTACTACGCCTTCGGGGCCGCGGTGGTGGAGGTGGAGGTGAGCGGCCTCACCGGCGAGCACCGGGTGCGCCGCGTGGACATCCTCCACGACGTGGGTACGTCGCTGATACCGAGCATCGACCGGGGCCAGGTGGAGGGCGCCTTCATCCAGGGCGTGGGCTGGCTCACGTGCGAGGAGGTGCTGTTCGACGCGAAGGGACGGCTCGTCACGCACTCGCCGGACACGTACAAGATTCCGGCGGTGGGCGACGCGCCCGAGGACTTCCGCGTGGCCCTGCTGGAGCGCGCGCCGCAGGACAGCACCATCCACGGCAGCAAGGCGGTGGGCGAGCCCCCGTTCATGCTGGCCATCGGCGCGGTGACGGCGCTGCGGCACGCGGTGGCCGCTTTCGGGCCAGCGCGCACCCCGGTGGAGCTGGCCTCGCCCGCGACGCCGGAGGCGATCCTCCGTGCGGTGGAAGTGGCGCGGGCCGCGGGAGCGCTTCCGGACGGGAAGGCCTGA
- a CDS encoding M23 family metallopeptidase, producing the protein MPTYNPGAKYTKSSPWSLARKQPKTGKIQPHRGEDWAAAEGTDIPAAADGKVVYKGWVDGYGNLVVLEHQIRDQTVHTLYAHMNVASPLTVGAEVKARQTVGTVGMTGGVSSGNHLHFEVMPGARPGAPNLARGHPTVDPSTFDFPGEQEEQGRGPWSFPFEASGREGTTDGGTFLGMSGGKEGALSRTHDGFYPVGANGLWHGGIHFDAGSGTLLDQRDGVRCISDGEVVAYLVNKKYPEIQFLPSKKRAAYSTGFTLVRHRLELPEEKPQSKEKPGAKEKPKEKPEAKKEALVFYSLYMHQLDWQGYQERPKLARPGYWGEPKHFRVGEKAKDKQELPPPPPVTPQGNGLTLVNSTLAEFEGLCGLDDAGEELEC; encoded by the coding sequence ATGCCTACGTACAACCCGGGCGCCAAGTACACCAAATCCAGCCCATGGAGCTTGGCACGAAAACAGCCCAAGACCGGGAAGATCCAGCCCCATCGCGGTGAGGACTGGGCAGCCGCGGAGGGCACGGACATCCCGGCGGCCGCGGACGGCAAGGTCGTGTACAAGGGCTGGGTCGACGGCTACGGGAACCTCGTCGTCCTCGAACACCAGATACGCGACCAGACGGTGCATACCCTGTATGCCCACATGAACGTGGCCTCTCCGCTGACAGTCGGAGCGGAGGTCAAGGCGCGGCAGACCGTCGGTACGGTGGGCATGACCGGTGGAGTGAGCAGCGGCAATCACCTTCATTTCGAGGTCATGCCCGGCGCCAGGCCCGGAGCCCCCAACCTGGCCAGGGGGCATCCCACTGTCGATCCCTCGACCTTTGATTTCCCAGGGGAGCAGGAGGAGCAGGGACGAGGTCCCTGGTCGTTTCCGTTCGAGGCCAGCGGACGCGAGGGGACGACCGATGGCGGCACCTTTCTGGGTATGTCCGGAGGAAAGGAGGGCGCGTTGTCGCGGACCCACGACGGTTTCTACCCGGTCGGCGCCAACGGCCTGTGGCATGGCGGCATCCACTTCGATGCGGGCAGCGGCACGTTGCTCGACCAGCGCGACGGCGTGCGATGCATCAGCGATGGAGAGGTCGTCGCCTACCTCGTCAACAAGAAGTATCCCGAGATCCAATTCCTGCCCAGCAAGAAGCGGGCAGCGTATTCAACGGGCTTCACCCTGGTGCGGCATCGCCTGGAGCTCCCCGAGGAGAAGCCCCAGAGCAAGGAGAAGCCCGGGGCCAAGGAGAAGCCCAAGGAGAAGCCCGAGGCCAAGAAGGAAGCGTTGGTCTTCTACAGCCTCTACATGCATCAGCTCGACTGGCAGGGCTATCAGGAGAGACCCAAGCTCGCGCGGCCGGGTTACTGGGGCGAGCCGAAGCATTTCCGCGTGGGCGAGAAGGCCAAGGACAAACAGGAGCTGCCGCCACCTCCCCCGGTGACGCCCCAGGGCAACGGGCTCACGCTCGTCAACTCGACGCTGGCTGAGTTCGAGGGCCTATGCGGCCTGGATGATGCGGGCGAGGAGCTCGAGTGCTGA
- the rnk gene encoding nucleoside diphosphate kinase regulator: MSTQEPRIVVTSTDMERLRTLIDTTAGDKADALDAELLRAEVVEPTQVPPDVVTMNSRVVYRDEDTGETREVTLSYPQDASLEQGRVSVLAPVGAALLGLSVGQEIDWELPGGKIKRLHILSVTYQPQAAGHHH, translated from the coding sequence ATGAGTACGCAAGAGCCGAGGATCGTGGTCACGTCGACCGACATGGAGCGGCTGCGGACCCTCATCGACACGACCGCGGGCGACAAGGCGGACGCGCTCGATGCGGAGTTGCTGCGCGCGGAGGTCGTCGAGCCGACGCAGGTGCCGCCGGACGTCGTCACCATGAACAGCCGGGTGGTGTACCGGGACGAGGACACGGGGGAGACGCGGGAGGTGACGCTCTCCTACCCCCAGGACGCGTCGCTGGAGCAGGGGCGGGTGTCCGTGCTGGCGCCCGTGGGAGCGGCGCTGCTCGGGCTCTCGGTGGGGCAGGAGATCGACTGGGAGCTTCCGGGCGGGAAGATCAAGCGCCTGCACATCCTCTCGGTGACCTACCAGCCGCAGGCCGCGGGCCACCACCACTGA
- a CDS encoding phage holin family protein, translating to MQPGNPNTRSGFDYEDRTIPGDGMSGRAFGSLVGEFFDQGKRLIRAELALAKTELRQEVTKVKAGSVLVGAGGLLLFIGALAFAAFAIVLLDLVLPLWAAALIVTVLFLGIGAGIALAGIKSLKQVHAPNQTIQTLKEDSQWASRTFQSVKSQMHGHA from the coding sequence ATGCAACCGGGCAACCCCAACACTCGAAGTGGCTTCGACTACGAAGACCGCACCATCCCAGGTGATGGCATGTCGGGACGTGCGTTCGGCTCGCTGGTGGGCGAGTTCTTCGACCAGGGCAAGCGCCTCATCCGCGCGGAGCTCGCCCTGGCCAAGACCGAGCTGCGCCAGGAGGTGACGAAGGTCAAGGCCGGCAGCGTGCTGGTGGGTGCGGGAGGCCTGCTGCTGTTCATCGGCGCCCTCGCCTTCGCGGCCTTCGCCATCGTCCTGCTGGATCTCGTGCTGCCGCTGTGGGCCGCCGCGCTCATCGTCACGGTGCTCTTCCTCGGCATCGGCGCGGGCATCGCCCTGGCGGGCATCAAGAGCCTCAAGCAGGTCCACGCACCGAACCAGACCATTCAAACCCTGAAGGAGGACAGTCAATGGGCGAGCAGGACGTTCCAATCCGTGAAATCTCAGATGCACGGGCACGCATGA
- a CDS encoding threonine/serine ThrE exporter family protein, with amino-acid sequence MLPAEQLLVLQPPPPVPAVSFTLRLGQALHRYGTPAHQLEEQMRLVAQRLGLEARFFSTPTSIFASFGPPEALQTSLIRVEPGEMDLGRLARLDALADSVIRGELSPEEGAEHVESILAEPPRHGSPLLLLCWALAAVGGARLFGGGPREMGVAALISLLIGGLDLWTRRQSSTMWVLEPVAAILSSALAVIAASLVGPLSVQIVTLAGLIVLLPGLSLTVALNELATRNLISGTSRLTGAALVFLELGFGVALGSRLAEWFPLPAKLGPVPDLPGWTEPLALVSMLFGVSVLFRARPQDWGWIGVAGTLAYVGSRLGSEVLGTQLGAFVGALIVGLVTNLLARVRNRPAVITLVPAIMVLVPGSIGFRSMESLLARDVLAGVDTAFSMLMVAVALVAGLLFANALVQPRKVL; translated from the coding sequence GTGCTCCCGGCAGAACAGCTCCTCGTGCTCCAGCCGCCTCCTCCCGTCCCGGCGGTGTCGTTCACGCTGCGGCTCGGACAGGCGCTGCACCGCTATGGCACTCCCGCCCACCAGCTGGAGGAGCAGATGCGCCTGGTGGCCCAACGGCTGGGCCTGGAGGCCCGCTTCTTCTCCACCCCCACCTCCATCTTCGCGTCCTTCGGCCCCCCCGAGGCCCTCCAGACCTCCCTCATCCGCGTGGAGCCCGGCGAGATGGACCTCGGCCGCCTGGCCCGGCTCGATGCGCTCGCGGACTCCGTCATCCGCGGAGAGCTCTCCCCCGAGGAGGGCGCCGAGCACGTGGAGTCCATCCTCGCCGAGCCCCCTCGCCACGGCAGTCCCCTGCTCCTGCTGTGCTGGGCCCTCGCCGCCGTCGGTGGCGCCCGACTCTTCGGCGGAGGTCCGCGTGAGATGGGCGTCGCCGCGCTGATCAGCCTCCTCATCGGCGGGCTGGATCTGTGGACGCGGCGGCAGTCCTCGACCATGTGGGTGCTGGAACCGGTGGCCGCCATCCTCTCCTCGGCCCTCGCCGTCATCGCCGCGAGCCTCGTGGGTCCCCTGTCCGTGCAGATCGTCACGCTGGCGGGCCTCATCGTGCTGCTGCCCGGCCTCAGCCTGACCGTGGCCCTCAACGAGCTCGCCACGCGCAACCTCATCTCCGGTACCTCCCGGCTCACCGGTGCGGCACTCGTCTTCCTGGAGCTCGGCTTCGGCGTGGCGCTGGGCTCCCGGCTGGCGGAGTGGTTCCCCCTACCCGCGAAGCTCGGCCCGGTGCCCGACCTCCCCGGCTGGACAGAGCCGCTCGCCCTCGTGTCCATGCTGTTCGGTGTGAGCGTCCTCTTCCGCGCCCGTCCCCAGGACTGGGGATGGATTGGCGTGGCCGGCACGCTCGCCTACGTGGGCTCGCGCCTGGGCTCCGAGGTGCTCGGCACGCAGCTGGGCGCCTTCGTCGGAGCGCTCATCGTGGGACTCGTCACCAACCTGCTCGCACGGGTGCGCAACCGCCCCGCCGTCATCACCCTGGTGCCCGCCATCATGGTGCTGGTGCCCGGCAGCATCGGCTTCCGCAGCATGGAGTCCCTGCTCGCCCGCGATGTGCTCGCCGGCGTGGACACCGCCTTCTCCATGCTCATGGTGGCCGTGGCCCTCGTCGCCGGACTTCTCTTCGCCAACGCCCTCGTCCAGCCGCGCAAGGTGCTCTGA
- a CDS encoding pseudouridine synthase, translating into MARKPKTPRWLEAARRRQEPVPEGSRADWLARALGRAGVMPRAEAEQAIREGRVEVDGRVEHEPFAPVHAGSVVRVDETPRSLEARTLALLFHKPAGVVVHGSDPEGIGTVFERLRPVLPPELRGHEWYAVGRLDRDTTGLLLFTNEERLVAHATSPETHVPKRYVADVEGNPSEAALQRLREGLVLDDGPTRPAGARLLAPGRVELVLTEGRHHQVKRMLAAVGHPVRTLHREAVGSLVLDVPEGACRLLTDAEVEQGLGFRAHPSPSGRGPG; encoded by the coding sequence ATGGCGAGGAAGCCGAAGACGCCCCGGTGGCTGGAGGCCGCGCGCCGGCGCCAGGAGCCGGTTCCCGAGGGGAGCCGCGCGGACTGGCTGGCGCGAGCGCTGGGGCGAGCCGGGGTGATGCCTCGGGCCGAGGCGGAGCAGGCCATCCGGGAGGGACGGGTGGAGGTGGACGGACGCGTGGAGCACGAGCCCTTCGCGCCGGTGCACGCGGGCAGTGTCGTGCGGGTGGATGAGACGCCCCGCTCGCTGGAGGCGCGGACGCTGGCGCTGCTGTTCCACAAGCCCGCGGGCGTGGTGGTGCACGGGAGCGATCCCGAGGGCATCGGCACCGTCTTCGAGCGGCTGCGCCCGGTGCTGCCGCCGGAGCTGCGAGGCCATGAGTGGTACGCGGTGGGACGGCTGGACCGGGACACCACCGGCCTGCTGCTCTTCACCAACGAGGAGCGGCTGGTGGCGCACGCGACCTCGCCGGAGACGCACGTGCCCAAGCGCTACGTGGCGGACGTGGAGGGGAACCCCTCCGAAGCGGCCCTCCAGCGGCTGCGCGAGGGCCTCGTGCTCGACGATGGACCGACCAGGCCGGCGGGCGCCAGACTGCTAGCACCGGGGCGGGTCGAGCTGGTGCTCACCGAAGGGCGGCACCACCAGGTGAAGCGGATGCTGGCGGCGGTGGGGCACCCGGTGCGGACGCTGCACCGCGAGGCCGTGGGCTCCCTCGTCCTGGACGTGCCGGAGGGCGCCTGCCGGCTGCTCACGGACGCCGAGGTGGAGCAGGGCCTGGGCTTCCGCGCTCACCCCTCTCCCTCTGGGAGAGGGCCAGGGTGA
- a CDS encoding RBBP9/YdeN family alpha/beta hydrolase: MTRTLTIVPRWAGHSGSDFYPWLLRERPPGFDAVRALDMPEPKQPAIREWVSALTTTLGTAPAPGTVLLGHSVGCQAVVRYLAELPPGSTVDGVLLVAAWWSVDKPWDSLRPWVETPVDLARVRAASRRFVVLLSDNDPFTSDFRENGRLWKERLGAEVVLVPGARHFNGEQEPAVLDALRLHFAGTLNP; the protein is encoded by the coding sequence ATGACGCGCACGCTCACCATCGTCCCCCGCTGGGCCGGCCACTCCGGCTCGGACTTCTATCCCTGGCTCCTCCGCGAGCGGCCCCCGGGCTTCGACGCCGTGCGCGCGCTGGACATGCCGGAGCCGAAGCAGCCCGCGATTCGTGAGTGGGTGTCCGCGCTCACCACCACGCTGGGAACGGCGCCCGCGCCCGGGACGGTGCTGCTGGGGCACAGCGTCGGATGCCAGGCGGTGGTGCGCTACCTGGCGGAGCTGCCCCCGGGGAGCACGGTGGACGGCGTGCTGCTCGTGGCCGCCTGGTGGAGCGTGGACAAGCCGTGGGACAGCCTGCGCCCGTGGGTGGAGACGCCGGTGGACCTCGCGCGGGTGCGGGCCGCCTCGCGCCGCTTCGTCGTGCTGCTGTCCGACAACGATCCGTTCACCTCCGACTTCCGCGAGAACGGGCGGCTCTGGAAGGAGCGGCTCGGCGCCGAGGTGGTGCTCGTACCAGGCGCGCGCCACTTCAACGGCGAGCAGGAGCCGGCGGTGCTCGACGCGCTGCGTCTGCATTTCGCCGGGACGCTCAATCCCTGA